The following is a genomic window from Rutidosis leptorrhynchoides isolate AG116_Rl617_1_P2 chromosome 8, CSIRO_AGI_Rlap_v1, whole genome shotgun sequence.
TGCACACTTGTGCATTGCGGATTTCAGCACACTTGTGCATTGCGGATTTCAGCACAAGGTGCTAAAACTTAGTGCAATCCTTTTGCAATGCGCAAGGTAGTGTTATGCGCACTATCAACCTACGATTGGAAATTGAATCATCATAAAGCACTCATTCACGGTATCATTTAGAGTATtagatgagtttttttttttttttcaacttagaaTAATGCATTAtagattaatattttcataatttacatttaaatttaaattatttaattaagaaatctatagtttctattatattgctaaaatgatgatgtcataattaggctaattcatttgttaagaaaaaatcaaaaagaaaaagaaaaaaatctaagcataatgggtgatgtcattaatctaaataattttgaattaaattaaatcttattaattaattattattattaaatcttattaataattattttaattattaaaattaataattttaaattattgtatttaattattttgaattgagtacgagaaggtataaaagttaggcatAAGGAaatcaattttatatttatatttttaatttatatttttaaaataaaatgacaaccaatattatctcttatgattgaatgatgattgtttaatatgcattttagtgtttgatgaaatgttcagctgacgagtttcttggtCGGACTAtgaggttccacgggtcattaaactaaataactttaacatttaaattcagttaatacctaaaacatatcattaaactgtttcgtttaaataaacccgtgattccacgggtcatttcactagtataaaaTATTAAATTCAAATTGCTTTATTGAACTTCAATTTTAAATCTAAAAGAATTCTACTACTCCGTAtatgatattttcataattatttttatcaactcctttattaatttatttatttattatttatttacttatccgattataataaaataaatttatattatatcgtTGTATATCACATGAGCTTCTGTAGAAAACTAGAAAACCCATAATTTCATGTCACGTTCCGGCCGTTTTTTAACTTCCAATACACCGATCTCATTCATTCTCCCCAAGCTTCTTCCACTACGCACAAATTTCCAATTTTAACTTTCAACTGAACAAAAAACCCCAATTAATTTAGTCCAATTTAACACCTTTTATTCTTTTCTCCGACAAGATCTCGCCTGCCGGCCGGCACAGGCAACCGGAATTCTGGTAATGAGTAATTGGGCCCTGACTGAAGCTTATGTAACGCCGATATATACACTAAAAGATGCGAACAATATATGGGATGTATTAAACGATTCTCCTGTTTGGCAAGATCGAATTTTTCATATTCTTGCTGCTCTATACGGCATCGTTTCACTTGCGGCACTTGTGAGTTTATTTAATTATGCATAATTTATTAATATTCGTTAATATGATTGTATATGTGTAGTATGTAATTGATTCCAATTGCCCAATTTCTTTTTCTAGGGTTCACACTGATGAAAAACTGATCAAGGGTAATTTAGTCATTTGGGTTTCATTAAAGGGATGCTTTACTGTTTATATTGAATATTTTTAGTTTGAACTGGAAAGTTATTAGTGGGATTATTGTCAAATTAAGTTTAATTTTGTTATAGGTTTAAAAGGAGCTAATAACAAGTAATCATATTGATGATGAGTTTTATAACACAAATCGAAGCGCTTTTCGATCGTCGTGTTCTACTTATAATTATTATCtgcaataatcaacttgaaaagtgCTTATCCAAACATCTTTTGAAGTAAACGATTATCGTATTTATCGATTTTTACAGGTACAATTGATTAGGATACAATGTAGAGTGCCGGAGTATGGTTGGACAACTCAGAAGGTCTTTCATTTCCTCAATTTCTTGGTTAATGGGGGTCTgtatatttcatttattattaatcataaataataataattattattaaatttcaaACTGCAACGAGGAACCGTTTGATTCATTTGTACTGATTTAAAACTTGTTACTGATGCAGCCAGATGTCTGATATTTATCTTTCGACGTGATATCCAACAATTGACACCTGAGGTTAGGAATACTTTTATGTTTCTTATGTATGGGTGGTAATTTTGACCCATCTACTTATGACCATATGGGCCAACTGAAATATATGGTTAGGAACGAAGCATAATCAAATGGGCCATGCTGGTTGAAAGTTTTCCAGCATGGTAGTTATGTGTACTCTTCGTTATGTGGGATACATTAGAATATTATTGTACTCAGTAATCTGTAATAATTTATTTTTTGTCACATTACCCAACTTGTTAGACCTGCCTATTTTGCGACATAAATACACATAGACTTATGTATAGATAATAATCATGTCGTTTATGTTGATCTTTTTGCTCGGATACGTTTCTTTTGTCAGATTGCTCAACATATGTTGCTTGATTTGCCAAGTCTTGCATTCTTCACTACCTACGCGCTCTTAGTTTTGTTTTGGGCAGAAATCTACTACCAGGTTTTATTAGAAATATTcttttttatctatttatttaattttttgttGGAATTAATCGGTCAGAGTGTGTTTgtttatctatctatatctatatatatatatatatatatatatatatatatatatatatatatatatatatatatatatatatataataatgatagGCAAGGAATGTCTCAACTGATTTTCTCCGACCAGCTTTCATGGTAATCAATGGAATTGTTTATGCAGTTCAGGTAAACATACTAAAGTTAGAAGCTTTAATATAATACTATTATTTTGTtgcttttttatatatatattttttggactttGGAATATATTAGTAGCTATATTCAATATCCTGCAAGGATAGGtagttaataatgttattaacataTTTAATGACATTTGGAGTAAGCGGTTAACCAATTTTATTATATTTGTAACAGATTGCTCTATGGTTAATAATT
Proteins encoded in this region:
- the LOC139861336 gene encoding tobamovirus multiplication protein 3-like, whose product is MSNWALTEAYVTPIYTLKDANNIWDVLNDSPVWQDRIFHILAALYGIVSLAALVQLIRIQCRVPEYGWTTQKVFHFLNFLVNGARCLIFIFRRDIQQLTPEIAQHMLLDLPSLAFFTTYALLVLFWAEIYYQARNVSTDFLRPAFMVINGIVYAVQIALWLIIWLKPVHILVILSKVFFAGVSLVAVLGFLLYGGRLFLMLQRFPLESKGRGKKLQEVGYVTAICCACFLVRCIMMCFNAFNKSANLDVLEHPVLNFIYYLLVEILPSSLVLFILRKLPPKRGIIQYHPIR